In Deinococcus sp. QL22, the following are encoded in one genomic region:
- the tsaE gene encoding tRNA (adenosine(37)-N6)-threonylcarbamoyltransferase complex ATPase subunit type 1 TsaE: MITPLPLLPGQTHLLYGQQQQWVLGAAFAHALPAGSVLFLEGELGAGKTTLTQGLVGALGFTEPVTSPTYALMNAYPTPAGRVLHVDAYRTRHPAELYEMDLEDLIAGSRLSVIEWGEALYSDYPDAPIVRLLHVDGEPDVRRAERLR; encoded by the coding sequence ATGATCACACCGCTTCCTCTCCTTCCCGGCCAAACACACCTCTTATATGGACAGCAGCAGCAATGGGTACTGGGGGCTGCTTTCGCTCATGCTCTGCCTGCCGGGTCGGTGCTGTTTCTGGAAGGCGAACTGGGTGCGGGCAAAACCACACTGACGCAGGGGCTGGTGGGCGCACTGGGCTTCACCGAACCCGTGACCAGCCCTACCTACGCCCTGATGAACGCCTACCCCACTCCCGCCGGGCGCGTGCTACACGTGGATGCCTACCGCACCCGCCACCCCGCCGAGCTGTACGAGATGGACTTGGAAGACCTGATCGCGGGCAGCCGCCTGAGCGTGATCGAGTGGGGCGAGGCCTTATATAGCGACTATCCTGACGCGCCGATTGTGCGCCTGCTGCATGTGGACGGAGAGCCGGACGTGCGGCGCGCGGAGCGGCTGCGGTGA
- the dusA gene encoding tRNA dihydrouridine(20/20a) synthase DusA, with product MSAAPPLPPHTLSVAPMMDWTDRHCRVFHRTLTRRTLLYTEMVTTGAVLHGDRERHLGFTAAEHPVALQLGGSDPAALAECARIAQDYGYDEVNLNCGCPSDRVQNGSFGACLMATPEVVARAVEAMRGATTLPVTVKHRIGIDDLDSYDHLTRFVSTVAGAGCDTFIVHARKAWLSGLSPKENREIPPLRYELVQQLKADFPHLTIVLNGGVLSLDDARAHLAWADGAMVGRAAYQNPYILAAADRDVFGSEVIPPTRREAIEAFLPYVAAQVQQGQPLNRSMRHTLGLFVGQAGARHWKRTLSEKGHLPRSGLEVVREAMAGVPGSVLDAHPEPQALAPA from the coding sequence ATGAGCGCCGCCCCGCCTTTGCCCCCCCATACGCTGTCTGTGGCCCCGATGATGGACTGGACAGATCGGCATTGCCGCGTGTTTCACCGCACGCTGACGCGCCGCACGCTGCTGTATACCGAAATGGTGACCACAGGCGCGGTCTTGCACGGAGACCGCGAACGGCATCTGGGCTTTACCGCCGCCGAGCATCCGGTGGCGTTACAACTGGGCGGCAGCGACCCGGCGGCTCTGGCCGAATGCGCCCGCATCGCGCAGGACTATGGCTACGACGAAGTGAATCTGAATTGCGGCTGCCCCAGTGACCGGGTGCAAAACGGCTCGTTCGGCGCTTGCCTGATGGCGACGCCCGAGGTGGTGGCCCGCGCAGTCGAGGCCATGCGCGGCGCGACCACGCTGCCCGTGACCGTCAAGCACCGCATCGGTATAGACGATCTGGACAGTTACGATCACCTGACGCGCTTCGTGTCCACAGTGGCCGGGGCAGGTTGCGACACCTTCATCGTGCATGCCCGCAAAGCGTGGCTCAGTGGCCTGTCTCCGAAAGAAAACCGGGAGATTCCGCCCCTGCGCTACGAATTGGTGCAACAACTGAAGGCCGACTTCCCGCACCTGACAATTGTTCTGAATGGGGGAGTGCTGAGCTTAGACGACGCGCGGGCGCACCTGGCCTGGGCAGACGGGGCAATGGTGGGGAGGGCGGCCTATCAAAATCCTTATATTTTGGCCGCCGCTGACCGGGATGTGTTTGGCTCCGAGGTCATACCGCCAACCCGCCGCGAAGCCATCGAAGCTTTCTTGCCGTATGTGGCCGCGCAGGTGCAGCAGGGCCAACCCCTGAACCGCTCTATGCGCCACACTTTGGGCCTGTTCGTGGGGCAGGCCGGGGCCCGCCACTGGAAACGCACCCTCAGCGAAAAAGGGCATCTGCCGAGATCGGGGCTGGAAGTGGTGCGCGAGGCGATGGCTGGCGTCCCTGGCAGCGTGTTAGATGCTCACCCGGAACCACAGGCACTCGCCCCCGCATGA
- a CDS encoding LptF/LptG family permease, whose product MKRFERYVLEEILPPLVGALVVVIVLLVLAALEDAIAPLLAKGANPLLVARLLALNVPEAVARALPIALMFATLQGLSRLAADSEIKAALSAGIPASRLFRPVLALAAGVTVLSFVVAETLVPRAKVQAQTVQREIVFDNPRVIGLGEPGKDSLVLRDALNRAISVGSVAAGGELRDLRIVTMQIGQPPREVITARTGRLKPGSNILELENGQRITYQDTRPVTVLTFEKGTLPVQDVQASFEDNGGQLKPIYLPLPDLLARTQTYRAQNIRAPAEFTALHRKFAEPLAALALAFFAVSLAVYTFRSGLNVGLVWALLLSFAYYATWSVFRVMGENGAVPPLLAAYAPDLIAVFAGLVLLRMAGRR is encoded by the coding sequence CTGAAGCGGTTTGAGCGGTATGTGCTGGAAGAAATCCTGCCGCCGCTGGTGGGCGCGTTGGTGGTGGTGATCGTGCTGCTGGTGCTGGCCGCACTGGAAGATGCCATTGCACCGCTGCTGGCAAAGGGGGCAAACCCGTTGTTGGTGGCCCGATTGCTGGCCCTGAACGTGCCGGAAGCCGTGGCGCGGGCGCTGCCGATTGCCCTGATGTTCGCCACGTTGCAGGGCTTGTCTCGCCTCGCCGCCGATTCGGAAATCAAGGCGGCGCTCTCGGCGGGCATTCCGGCCTCGCGGTTGTTCCGCCCTGTGCTGGCGCTGGCAGCGGGCGTCACTGTGCTGTCGTTCGTGGTGGCCGAAACCCTGGTGCCGCGTGCCAAAGTGCAGGCCCAGACCGTGCAGCGCGAAATCGTGTTCGACAATCCCCGCGTGATCGGGCTGGGGGAACCGGGCAAAGACAGTCTAGTGTTGCGCGACGCCCTGAACCGCGCCATCAGCGTGGGCAGCGTGGCGGCGGGCGGCGAACTGCGCGACCTGCGAATCGTGACCATGCAGATCGGTCAGCCCCCTCGTGAAGTGATCACCGCCCGCACAGGCCGCCTGAAACCCGGCAGCAACATTCTGGAACTAGAAAACGGCCAGCGCATCACCTATCAGGATACGCGGCCCGTCACTGTGCTGACCTTCGAGAAGGGCACGCTGCCTGTGCAGGATGTGCAAGCCAGCTTTGAAGACAACGGCGGGCAGCTCAAGCCCATCTATCTGCCGCTGCCTGACCTCTTGGCCCGTACCCAGACCTACCGCGCCCAGAATATCCGTGCCCCCGCCGAATTTACCGCCCTGCACCGCAAATTCGCCGAACCGCTGGCGGCGTTGGCTCTGGCCTTCTTCGCCGTCAGCCTCGCCGTGTACACCTTCCGCAGCGGCCTGAACGTGGGACTCGTGTGGGCGCTGCTGCTCAGCTTTGCTTACTACGCCACCTGGAGCGTCTTCCGCGTGATGGGCGAAAACGGAGCCGTGCCGCCCCTGCTGGCCGCCTATGCCCCGGATTTGATTGCCGTGTTCGCGGGGCTGGTGCTGCTGCGGATGGCGGGACGGCGGTAA
- the pta gene encoding phosphate acetyltransferase: MKTLFVAPTRNGVGLSSTTLGLVRALERQGLKVAFLKPIAQTHEIDTDDSVHFARALMGTRTPEPISLTSAEEQLSLGAEEELMESVIALSREAAEGVSGGADVLVAEGLALTERNTYAGALNASLARNLEAEVVLVSSLAGVTPAALADELEISALAYRRSDGRGLAGYILNFAPMALDFGGLLAELRGRSRILAGGELPLLGVVAQNPALGAPRTLDVARYLGATVLNEGEASLRRVSSTVVTARSVPRMAHLFGPGALVVTPGDREDVVMAAALAHLSGVPLAGLLFTSGSGPEDSIEKLCRAALTSTLPVLRTNTNSYETASRLSRMDARVPHDDTDRMDRMLDFIADRLDTLPLGARLRTPNVDGERRLPPSAFRYELIQKARAAHKRIVLPEGDEPRTVRAAVRCVEKGIARCVLLAKPDKVRQVAEGLGLTLPDGLEILDPDVIRTQYVAPMVELRKSKGLTAPQAEAQLEDTVVIGTMMLALGEVDGLVSGAIHTTANTVRPALQLIKTAPGAALVSSIFFMLMPEQVLVYGDAAINPNPNAQELADIAIQSADSARAFGITPRVAMLSYSTGESGTGEDVEKVKAATGLVKEMRPDIIIDGPLQYDAASVLSVGKQKAPDSPVAGRATVFIFPDLNTGNTTYKAVQRAAGVVAVGPMLQGLRKPVNDLSRGALVDDIVYTIALTAIQATQGGVQGAGK; encoded by the coding sequence ATGAAAACACTGTTTGTTGCCCCCACCCGCAACGGCGTCGGCCTCAGCAGCACCACGCTGGGCCTCGTGCGTGCGCTAGAGCGGCAAGGTTTAAAAGTTGCCTTCCTGAAGCCGATTGCCCAAACCCACGAAATAGACACCGACGATTCGGTGCATTTTGCCCGCGCTCTGATGGGCACGCGCACGCCGGAGCCGATTTCGCTCACTTCTGCCGAGGAACAACTGAGTTTGGGGGCCGAAGAGGAATTGATGGAAAGTGTGATCGCCCTGTCGCGCGAGGCGGCAGAGGGCGTGAGCGGCGGCGCGGACGTGTTGGTGGCCGAAGGGCTAGCCCTCACCGAGCGCAATACCTACGCGGGGGCGCTGAATGCCAGCCTGGCCCGCAACCTGGAGGCCGAAGTGGTGCTGGTGTCCAGCCTGGCGGGAGTCACGCCCGCCGCGCTGGCCGACGAGTTGGAGATTTCGGCGCTGGCCTACCGCCGCAGCGATGGGCGTGGGCTGGCCGGGTACATCCTGAACTTTGCCCCGATGGCGCTGGATTTTGGCGGACTCCTGGCCGAATTGCGGGGCCGCAGCCGTATCTTGGCAGGCGGAGAATTGCCGCTGCTGGGCGTGGTGGCGCAAAATCCCGCACTGGGAGCGCCCCGCACGCTGGATGTGGCGCGGTACCTGGGCGCGACGGTGCTGAATGAGGGCGAGGCCAGCCTGCGCCGCGTGTCCAGCACGGTGGTCACAGCCCGCAGCGTGCCGCGCATGGCCCACCTGTTTGGCCCCGGCGCATTGGTGGTCACGCCCGGAGACCGGGAAGACGTGGTGATGGCCGCAGCCTTGGCGCATCTCAGCGGGGTTCCGTTGGCGGGACTGCTGTTTACCTCGGGCAGTGGCCCCGAAGATTCCATAGAGAAGCTGTGCCGGGCCGCGCTGACCAGCACCCTACCTGTGCTGAGAACCAATACCAATTCCTACGAAACGGCCTCGCGCCTGTCGCGCATGGACGCCCGCGTGCCGCACGACGACACCGACCGCATGGACCGGATGCTGGACTTTATCGCTGACCGCCTCGATACACTGCCACTGGGCGCACGCCTCCGCACCCCCAACGTGGACGGGGAACGCCGCCTGCCGCCCAGTGCCTTCCGCTACGAACTGATTCAGAAGGCGCGGGCCGCCCACAAGCGAATCGTGCTGCCCGAAGGTGACGAACCCCGCACTGTGCGGGCCGCCGTGCGCTGCGTAGAAAAGGGCATTGCCCGCTGCGTGCTGCTCGCCAAGCCCGACAAGGTACGTCAGGTGGCCGAGGGACTGGGTCTCACCCTCCCCGATGGTCTGGAAATTCTAGACCCAGACGTGATCCGCACCCAGTACGTGGCCCCGATGGTGGAACTCCGCAAGAGCAAAGGCCTGACCGCGCCGCAGGCCGAGGCGCAACTGGAAGACACGGTGGTCATCGGCACGATGATGCTGGCCCTGGGCGAGGTGGACGGGCTGGTGTCGGGCGCGATTCATACCACAGCCAACACGGTGCGGCCCGCCCTGCAACTCATTAAAACGGCCCCCGGCGCGGCCTTGGTCAGTTCCATCTTCTTCATGCTGATGCCGGAGCAGGTGCTGGTGTACGGCGACGCTGCCATCAACCCCAATCCCAACGCGCAGGAATTGGCCGATATTGCCATCCAGAGTGCCGACAGCGCCCGCGCCTTCGGCATCACACCCCGCGTGGCGATGCTCAGCTACAGCACGGGCGAAAGCGGCACGGGCGAGGACGTGGAAAAGGTCAAGGCCGCCACCGGACTGGTGAAGGAAATGCGCCCCGACATCATCATCGACGGCCCGCTGCAATACGACGCCGCGAGCGTGCTGAGTGTGGGCAAGCAAAAAGCCCCCGATAGCCCAGTTGCGGGCCGCGCCACCGTGTTCATTTTCCCCGACCTGAACACCGGGAACACCACCTATAAAGCCGTGCAACGCGCCGCCGGAGTGGTGGCTGTAGGGCCAATGCTGCAAGGCTTGAGAAAACCCGTAAACGATTTGAGCCGGGGCGCATTGGTAGACGACATCGTTTATACGATTGCGCTGACGGCTATTCAGGCGACTCAGGGCGGGGTGCAGGGGGCGGGGAAGTAA
- a CDS encoding isopeptide-forming domain-containing fimbrial protein produces MGTAMAAPSYCTATYVITSAATQQVGYFNFSTNAYVPLFTAASTNSNALAESPVNGFLYYIERNNNQLRYINPATGVDTLVGSSPAPASGASVVGGTFDTAGNYYVYYSNGRYLQLNPATGAQVGGARTISGPAGYTLNATSNGDFAIDTAGQVYIIVEANTNGGSTYNPYVWRLDVASGVLSNPVALRTSGGTLWTGTVNGLSIDPFSNTVLVSSATGAASTGGTAGLYSVNLTTGVTTLRQAVPGITDLGNCGIVPNAPTLSKSFNPSSLASASGTSVLTITVGNSNLMPIYTFADLIDTLPASSEGVMTVASIPNVGGTCLTTGTVTAPAGSRTVTLNSGARIPAGGCTITVNVSVSAAGTYTNTLGVGALVTSTGTNASAASSTLPVGADLAITKTDNVSSVTSGSATTYTVRVTNNGPNSVTGAILKDPAASGLTKTTVACSPTTGACTAGTTPTVTQLESAGGYALPTLVTGAFYELRITATATAASGSVSNTATVDAPAGTTDSTLGNNTSTDTNTITVDVGIDKAGPAFAKPTEAYTYTVTVTNTTAGAATNVTVSDTLPAGLTFVRASDGGTYNSANRTVTWTLASLAGNATKTLTLTVTAPAAAAISPTGGIKSVQNTATVSVTGDSNAGNNTSAAVTTRFVLTEVVKRVRNVSTGGTFGTSGGGKPAEVLEYCLDARNLGGANLPNYVLTDQVPSSVSALITGYDVDEPSATTGFGIKLTRGTTGYRTSAADADTATLTTTGGSFGQGIMTLSLGTLTAGETVTACFQATIR; encoded by the coding sequence ATGGGCACGGCGATGGCGGCCCCCAGCTACTGTACTGCCACCTACGTGATCACGAGCGCTGCCACACAACAGGTCGGGTATTTCAACTTCAGTACCAACGCGTACGTGCCGCTGTTCACAGCGGCCAGTACAAACAGCAACGCACTGGCTGAAAGCCCAGTCAACGGCTTTCTGTACTACATCGAACGCAACAACAACCAGTTGCGGTATATCAACCCAGCCACGGGGGTTGACACACTGGTGGGCAGTTCTCCAGCACCGGCCAGTGGAGCCAGCGTGGTTGGTGGTACCTTCGACACCGCCGGCAACTATTACGTGTACTACAGCAACGGCCGTTATCTTCAGCTGAACCCGGCAACAGGCGCTCAGGTTGGCGGGGCCAGAACCATCAGCGGGCCAGCGGGGTACACGCTCAATGCTACGTCCAACGGGGACTTTGCGATTGATACGGCGGGTCAGGTGTACATCATCGTGGAAGCGAACACCAACGGTGGATCCACCTATAACCCCTATGTCTGGCGCTTGGATGTCGCTTCTGGTGTGCTGAGCAATCCAGTCGCCCTCCGTACCTCAGGCGGCACCTTATGGACCGGCACTGTCAACGGCCTGTCGATTGATCCCTTTAGCAATACTGTCCTGGTTAGCAGTGCAACAGGTGCGGCGAGCACAGGCGGCACTGCTGGTCTGTATTCCGTGAACCTCACGACTGGCGTGACCACGCTGCGACAGGCAGTCCCCGGAATCACCGACTTGGGGAACTGTGGGATCGTCCCTAACGCCCCGACCCTCAGCAAAAGCTTCAACCCATCGTCACTGGCCTCTGCGTCTGGCACCAGCGTCCTGACGATTACAGTGGGCAATTCTAACTTGATGCCGATCTATACCTTTGCTGACTTGATAGACACCCTGCCGGCTAGCTCTGAAGGTGTTATGACGGTGGCGTCCATACCGAATGTCGGGGGAACCTGTCTGACCACTGGTACCGTGACAGCCCCAGCTGGTAGTCGAACAGTTACTCTGAATAGTGGCGCCCGCATTCCAGCTGGTGGATGCACCATCACCGTCAATGTCTCCGTTTCAGCCGCGGGCACTTACACGAACACCCTCGGCGTTGGGGCTCTTGTGACCTCGACGGGCACCAACGCGTCGGCGGCTAGCTCCACTCTGCCGGTAGGGGCTGATCTGGCGATCACAAAAACAGACAATGTGAGCAGCGTGACCTCCGGCAGCGCAACCACCTACACGGTGCGCGTCACAAACAATGGGCCCAACAGTGTCACCGGCGCGATTCTCAAAGATCCCGCTGCAAGCGGATTGACCAAGACTACAGTGGCCTGCTCGCCAACCACAGGCGCCTGCACCGCTGGCACCACACCCACAGTGACCCAGCTGGAAAGCGCCGGTGGATACGCCCTGCCCACCCTGGTCACTGGAGCTTTCTATGAACTGAGGATTACGGCGACTGCCACCGCTGCCAGTGGTTCGGTCAGCAACACGGCAACTGTGGATGCGCCCGCTGGCACCACAGACTCCACATTGGGGAACAACACTTCTACAGATACCAATACCATTACAGTAGATGTAGGCATAGACAAGGCTGGCCCGGCCTTTGCGAAGCCGACAGAAGCCTACACGTACACTGTTACGGTTACCAATACCACTGCAGGCGCCGCTACCAACGTCACAGTCAGCGACACGTTGCCTGCTGGCCTGACCTTCGTTAGGGCCTCAGACGGCGGTACGTACAACAGCGCCAACCGCACTGTCACGTGGACGCTAGCCAGTCTCGCCGGCAACGCCACCAAGACGCTCACCCTGACCGTCACCGCGCCGGCTGCTGCGGCCATCAGCCCCACTGGCGGTATCAAGAGCGTGCAGAACACCGCCACGGTCTCGGTAACCGGCGACTCGAACGCGGGCAACAACACCTCGGCTGCCGTGACCACCCGCTTCGTGCTGACCGAGGTTGTCAAGCGCGTGCGGAATGTCAGCACGGGTGGTACTTTCGGCACGTCGGGTGGCGGCAAGCCCGCTGAAGTGCTGGAATACTGCCTCGATGCCCGCAACTTGGGGGGCGCCAATCTGCCCAACTACGTCCTGACCGATCAGGTGCCCAGCAGCGTCAGCGCTCTGATCACCGGTTATGACGTCGACGAGCCCAGTGCGACCACCGGCTTTGGCATCAAGCTCACGCGCGGCACCACGGGGTACCGCACCAGCGCGGCCGACGCCGACACCGCAACCCTGACCACGACGGGCGGCAGCTTTGGCCAGGGCATCATGACCCTGAGTCTGGGCACCCTGACCGCCGGCGAAACGGTGACTGCCTGCTTCCAGGCGACCATTCGTTAA
- a CDS encoding acetate kinase — MWTLVLNCGSSSVKFALLNPASGEVRLSGLAERLGAPEASVRLERDGQRTTHALKGGAYAEAFDMLLAELDALGVRSEIWAVGHRVVHGGERFSAPARITPDVLDAIRACVPLAPLHNPANLSGIEAARAAFPDVPHVAVFDTAFHQTMPDVAYRYAVPETWYTRHGVRSYGFHGTSHAFVAAEAAALLGRPLAELNLVTAHLGNGSSVCAVQGGRSVDTSMGLTPLEGLVMGTRSGNVDPGLHDYLARQSGLTLSEITAALNRESGLLGLSNLASDMRELEAAATGGHAGARLAVDVFVYRLAKTVAGMAVALGRLDGLVFTGGIGENSATIRAATLRRLGVLGFEVDEAANAKAVRGQSGLITADGVPALVVNTNEELSIARQTEELLVH, encoded by the coding sequence ATGTGGACGCTCGTTCTGAATTGCGGGTCAAGTAGTGTCAAGTTCGCCCTCCTGAATCCGGCGTCGGGGGAGGTGCGGCTGTCGGGGCTGGCCGAGCGACTGGGTGCGCCCGAAGCGTCGGTGCGGCTGGAACGGGACGGGCAGCGCACCACCCACGCGCTGAAGGGCGGAGCTTACGCCGAGGCCTTTGATATGCTGCTGGCCGAGTTGGACGCGCTGGGCGTGCGCTCGGAGATTTGGGCGGTGGGCCACCGCGTCGTTCACGGCGGCGAACGCTTCAGCGCCCCGGCCCGCATCACGCCCGATGTGCTGGACGCCATCCGGGCCTGTGTGCCCCTCGCGCCGCTGCACAATCCGGCCAATCTGTCGGGCATAGAGGCGGCGCGGGCAGCCTTTCCAGATGTGCCACACGTCGCGGTGTTCGATACGGCCTTTCACCAGACCATGCCCGATGTGGCCTACCGCTACGCCGTGCCCGAAACGTGGTACACCCGGCACGGCGTGCGGAGCTACGGTTTTCACGGCACCAGTCATGCGTTTGTGGCTGCCGAGGCCGCCGCGCTGCTGGGCCGCCCGCTGGCCGAACTGAATCTGGTCACGGCCCATCTGGGCAACGGCTCCAGCGTGTGCGCCGTGCAGGGCGGACGCAGCGTGGATACCAGCATGGGCCTGACCCCGCTGGAAGGTCTGGTCATGGGCACCCGCAGCGGCAACGTAGACCCCGGCCTGCACGACTATCTGGCGCGGCAATCCGGCCTGACCCTGAGCGAAATCACGGCGGCCCTGAACCGCGAATCGGGGCTGCTGGGCCTGTCCAATCTGGCCTCCGATATGCGTGAGCTGGAAGCGGCGGCAACGGGCGGACACGCGGGCGCACGCCTTGCTGTGGATGTGTTCGTGTACCGCCTCGCCAAAACGGTGGCGGGCATGGCGGTTGCGCTGGGCCGCCTAGACGGCCTGGTGTTCACGGGCGGCATAGGCGAAAACAGCGCCACCATCCGGGCCGCCACCCTGCGCCGACTGGGGGTGCTGGGCTTTGAAGTGGATGAGGCCGCCAACGCCAAAGCAGTACGCGGGCAATCGGGCCTGATCACGGCGGACGGTGTTCCGGCGCTGGTGGTGAATACGAACGAGGAGTTGAGTATTGCGCGGCAGACGGAAGAGTTGCTGGTGCACTGA